In Nerophis ophidion isolate RoL-2023_Sa linkage group LG03, RoL_Noph_v1.0, whole genome shotgun sequence, the following are encoded in one genomic region:
- the LOC133550100 gene encoding TLE family member 5-like, which yields MMFPQSRHSASAQSGQALKFTTSDSCDRIKDEFQFLQAQYHSLKLECDKLASEKSEMQRHYIMYYEMSYGLNIEMHKQAEIVKRLNGICAQVLPYLSQEHQQQVMGAIERAKQVTPPEMNSIIRQQLQVQHLSQLQGLALPVAPLPLGLTPPTLPAVSSSSGLLSLSSILANYSHGQAQAAKEDKARDGAERAPRPEDGDKSD from the exons GCATCCGCTCAGTCCGGCCAAGCTCTCAAGTTTACCACCTCGGACTCGTGTGACCGCATCAAGGACGAGTTCCAGTTCCTCCAAGCACAATACCACAG tttgaagttggaatgtgACAAACTTGCCTCAGAAAAGTCGGAGATGCAGCGTCACTACATCATG TACTATGAAATGTCCTACGGGCTGAATATTGAAATGCACAAACAG GCTGAAATAGTCAAGAGATTGAACGGCATCTGCGCTCAGGTGTTGCCTTACCTGTCCCAGGAG CATCAGCAGCAAGTCATGGGTGCCATCGAGCGAGCCAAGCAGGTCACGCCCCCTGAAATGAACTCCATCATACGG CAACAGCTGCAAGTGCAGCACCTGTCCCAGCTGCAGGGTCTGGCCCTGCCCGTGGCCCCGCTGCCTCTGGGCCTGACCCCACCCACCCTGCCGGCCGTTTCGTCCAGCTCGGGCCTGCTGTCGCTGTCTTCCATCTTGGCCAACTACTCTCACGGTCAGGCCCAGGCAGCCAAGGAGGACAAGGCCCGCGACGGCGCCGAGAGAGCGCCCAGACCGGAGGACGGGGACAAGTCCGACTAA